From one Gossypium hirsutum isolate 1008001.06 chromosome D08, Gossypium_hirsutum_v2.1, whole genome shotgun sequence genomic stretch:
- the LOC107933758 gene encoding nicotianamine synthase — MVCEKDPLVQKVCELYEQISSLESLKPCKDVNMLFTQLVVTCMPPSPIDVTKLCKSIQDIRCKLIRLCGEAEGHLESHFSTILGSYDNPLHHLNIFPYYSNYLKLSQLEFNILTKHCSNLPTKVAFVGSGPLPLTSIVLASFHLTTTSFHNYDIDPSANSMALQLVSSDPDLSQRMFFHTSDIMDITNDLKDYDVVFLAALVGMDKETKVRVIDHVAEYMTPGALLMLRSAHGARAFLYPVVDPCDLRGFEVLSIFHPTDEVINSVVIARKIPITKQCSVEYPLAPTKLPNKCFDIEMFNPLNHVNLLEELDIEEQLS, encoded by the coding sequence ATGGTTTGCGAGAAAGATCCCTTGGTACAAAAGGTCTGCGAGTTGTATGAGCAAATCTCAAGCCTCGAGAGTCTCAAACCTTGCAAAGATGTCAACATGCTCTTCACACAACTTGTTGTCACATGCATGCCACCCAGCCCTATCGATGTTACCAAGCTTTGCAAATCAATTCAAGACATCAGGTGTAAGTTGATTCGACTATGTGGAGAAGCTGAGGGACACTTGGAGAGCCATTTCTCAACCATCTTGGGATCCTATGATAACCCTCTTCACCATCTTAACATTTTCCCTTACTATTCTAACTATCTTAAGCTTAGCCAACTTGAATTCAATATCCTTACCAAACACTGCTCTAATCTCCCTACGAAAGTTGCCTTTGTGGGTTCCGGTCCTCTTCCCCTCACCTCAATTGTGTTGGCTTCTTTCCATCTTACCACCACCTCTTTCCACAACTATGATATCGACCCTTCAGCCAATTCCATGGCTCTTCAACTGGTTTCATCTGACCCTGATTTATCTCAAAGGATGTTCTTTCACACTTCAGATATAATGGATATTACAAATGATTTGAAGGACTATGATGTTGTGTTCTTGGCGGCTCTTGTGGGGATGGACAAGGAAACAAAAGTTCGTGTCATCGATCATGTGGCTGAGTACATGACCCCTGGGGCTCTTTTGATGCTGAGGAGTGCTCATGGTGCTAGGGCTTTCCTTTATCCAGTTGTTGATCCATGTGATCTACGCGGATTTGAGGTCCTCTCCATATTCCATCCCACTGATGAAGTCATTAACTCTGTGGTCATTGCACGTAAAATTCCAATCACTAAACAATGCTCCGTTGAGTACCCTCTTGCCCCAACAAAGCTTCCCAACAAGTGTTTTGACATTGAAATGTTCAATCCCCTCAACCATGTCAACCTGTTGGAGGAACTTGATATTGAGGAACAACTCTCCTGA